CATTTGCAGCACAGAGGCAAATCTGACTGGAAGAATGCAGTGTACAGTGGTTGCGTGACCGGAGGAGCTATTGGCTTTCGCGGTATGCAACTTCATTTGTTTACTAATAGTTTGCACTGAAGCAAACGTATTCCTCCTGTCctcatgtttctttttctgttttgtagctGGTCTGAAGGCCGGTGTCCTGGGATGTGGAGGCTTTGCTGCATTCTCTGCTGCAATTGAATATTACTTGCGGTGACGCACTATGGAGTCGCTCGATggacaaaaacataaatgttgCACATGGGGACCAGAGAAGGAAGACTGGCGCTGTGAGAGCGCTAACCCCGATATTTCCCTGCACATCGAGGATGGCTCTAAAAGCAGGATTGATGTATATTGTTCAAACGTGGGGATATTCAGTGACATCACCGTGGACTAAAAAAAGACCTGTCTGTGTATTTTCCAGTGACTTTAGTACCAACTTCATATGGTGAAGCTTCAGAAACAGAGCAGAGTGTGTCTGCTTCAGTGGATACTGATCAGATGAGGAAAGCTGAACATGTGTGAGCTTCACTCTGGGTTTATTAAACTCAGATGAACGCTGTTCTGGTTGTAGAACACTGGTTTGATGTGTCAGTGACTAATCCACAGCAGGATTATTCATAATAAAAGTGATATTTGTTAAATTGTGCCTTCAGGACTTTATTCCTTGATGATTAAAGGAACGTAACACCAAACTGATCATTACCTATATTGAAGTTTCAGTATTTATTATTGTTCACCTGACAACAgttctgtgtgtctgagagatCTAAAAAGGTCCCTGTACACAACCTGCTCAGCAATGAGCTTTTTAGCTTTCACTGAGACCCAACCTGAGTTTCACAGCAGTGACATCACCACTGCCTGTTAATCTTCTGTAATggcagtgctgtgcaaaagtcttgaagcacacctcatttctttatattttgccaggaGAATGGAGAACAGGTGCAGCGATTTACTGAAAcctgcaaacatacatgaaaatatgCTTTGGGGAGGCCAATCTACGATTGATGGTGTTCCATtgtggctgtagacactcactgctgtacctctctcctgacttcctccGTACATATTGACAAATTGGaccaaaaatgtttaattttagatTAATTGCTCTGACAATGTTaattatactttttttcatCAATTCTCCACTAGTCTCCTTATTATAGCTCATACATTTAGATCATATGAGATGTTAAATGATATTATTGTACATTCAAATGCAATAACACACTAATGAATGTcacaaaaatcaatatttttaatcctgtaGACTCCATTTTTTTGTTCTATCAGCCTGAAACTAGTATATAGGTAAAGAGGAGCTtcgtgttgtgtgtgtgtgtgtgtgtgtgtgtgtgaggagttcCCTAAACTACACAGAAGCACATGGTGACCCTTCCTTGCATTATTTTCTGTGTAGTCGGTAAAGGTCTGTCGCTGTCAGATGAATGTAGTGCAGTAACCAGCAGAGGGAGCAGCACGCACAGATTTGAAACTCCAGATTTCCAAATGTGGTTCAGGACGAGAGAAACTACTGATGTTGTGAATGATCTAAAGAAATCTTatacacaaaataaattcaCAGTGATGACAGACTCATGGAAACTGTCCATGGAGATGCTCTATTTAATCAGAACTGTTTTGCTATCTTTAATACAAACATGTTATGATGTAGCATTTTATAATTATAGTAGTAATAGTAATCTGTTACTACCAACACAGTAACAGTAATCATCTAGCAGTGCATGCAGTATTTTGCGACTGCAAGCACTGCTGTAAAGGTTGACTCACTCAACTGAGTGCACGTACATCCACATCATTGTTCAGCAACATTTTCACCAACAAATGGACATAGCCAGAAAGACCAACAAAAACCTGttgaaaattatttcatataatGTAAATCCCTCTTTCTTCCTTGAAATGTATGATTTCTGCCAAAATTATGTTCACACACCCAGCGTTTTGCCAGGTTTAGTAATTACATGCTTTGTCGTAAGTTCAGTTGCCACCATGTGGTAAAGTTGGGCACAGCCAAGAGCGTTGGCAGAGGGAGATAAAGGTACACTAACAAGTAATTAGAAGGtacaaaacaaactgatgatAATTTAGATAAGAATAATGTTACAGAGATATGATGACAAATGAGTGCTCTCCCCCTGTCATTAACTCATTACCTGCCATTGTTACCTCCTAGCAAACCAAACACCTGGTCTGTGAGGTGCTGGTGCATGTCCAGAGGTCCTGTCCATGGATAGGAGCATAGCTGGAATATAACGTGGCACATTTAAGCAACGACTTTACagaagtacttgtactttatTTAAGTACGTCTATGCAATACTGCTTTCTACTTCTACTCCTCTATATTATTGTACTTTGACTCCAACTCATTTATGTTAAAATTTCTCATTATTTTTctgatattaaaatataaatctacTAATAGTTGTATATGATGGTGTTTTATTGTAGATGAAGCTACTTAGCATTATACATAATTCAGATCACTTCCAgccctgcaaaaataaaattatataactAATTAGAGTGATACACattcattaattaataattGTGATTCAATGATAGAAGTATGAGTCTGAATAGAGGTATTCTGCATAATGAGAACTTTTATGTCTTTTATAGTATATGTAGTATATTTTGATGCTAAAACCTTTGTCTTATAGGCTACTTAAATAGCCAACAGTATAATTTTCTTAAGGAAAGTCTAAATAGTGTTTCACTAGTTTGTAAAAGTAACTTTATATATCACCTTTCAAGAGAaacatcacaaagtgcttcacaacataTCAGCAGAGCATAATACTGTTATTCAGTACAAAATGTTTAAACGCTTCTGTTTGTGCAACAGTTTTatactttgtatttattttggatCAAATATTCAGACTTCCCGTTAATCCTCCTCACCACCCCTTTCTACAAATCTTCAAATCTTTaggcaataaaaaataaatttatgtattttttatggCAGTGGAGGAAATGTATTGGCAGTActttaatgaaatatttataatttgatttatatttttcactttaTAAATCTCATTGTTGGAAGAGACTGGAAAAAATGGGGAGTGTTTGGTGCGTCGACACAGAATACAGTAGACGTATATCTGTCTGTCCATATATATGTCTATTGTGTATTTAACACCCAGTGTATGCTTAaaatgtgtgttaaaaaaaatcaccagcaaAGAGTTTATTAtggtttaattatttaattattctgcAGTATATTTGTGCGTTAACAGTGTGACGCGTCTACAGCGCCTCCTCCTCGCCAGAAACTACAATCCCATCATGCCTCGCGGTTTTGGCAACATTTCTTGTCGACGTGGGAAGGGAGGGATTGGGACACAAACAAATGTCCACGGGTTTGCTGTCGGGGTGCGTTACAGATAACCGTGACATGTCAGGTCGGTTTGACAGGTAACTTCGCGACATTAGAAACATGTGGCTCAAACCCGAAGAGATCCTGCTGAAAAACGCGTTTAAATTATGGGTCACCGAGAAGGATAACGAGTATTTCGTGCTGCAGAGGAGACGAGGGTACGGAGAAGGTGGTGGCGGTTTGACAGGTAACGTTCGCGGTTTTGTTGTCACCTCGTATTTTCGGGAGAGCCGCTGCGgctccacaaaaacacatcaagaAACGCAAGTTATTAGCTGGTTAATTCGCAGTGAGTTTGCCTCGCTAACTAGCTGTCTGCCACTGACAGGGCGGGTGCTGTTAAACAGCCTACTCgtctagagagagagagagagcgagagagagaggctcATTGCAACAGGTTTGATCCCTGGGTCCAAATTGCAGGAGTCACTTTGAGTACTGAACAGCTGGGTAACGGAGTACGTGTCAGTTCTTTGGCTAATTTGGTTTGTTTGATGTTTGCTACAGCAGAGTTGACAGTGAGGGGGCTGCATAGGGGGACAGTCTGTCCACCACACAGTTAATTTCATTTCCTGCTGATTTGTTCCTGGGGTTGTGTGTAACAGGATGCATTCACTTTTTTAAGCCATTGTTGCTTCACTCAAAAATGTAGCAACTAACAAAAGCAGAGGCGAGTATTTTGTTTGCTGACTTTACcacctttaaaaaaaggacATCCCACGCTTTGTAAGAATTTGcattctgctgctgtgctgggTCAATTTATGAATATTTGCACTTCTTTCTCACACAGGCTAGGAATTAAGCATTTGTAGTGTCACTGCAATGTCAGGGACTGCTCCTCAGACAGTAAATGCATCAGCGACCTTGTGGAGCTTGCTTGAGTGTCACTAAAACGAAAAATCATGTTTTCTAGCAGACAGAGAAAATGATGGATTCTTCAGAATAGGACTGCAACTGCAGGTTGATTAGTTTTGATTGAGCATGAAAAGATACAATTAAAAAGTTCAGCGTTGCATGTGATTAAGATTATGGTTTTAAATGGCCTGTTCTGTCCAGGATATTGAAACCCAGAGCTGCTGGATTTACAGTTGTCACATTTGAAGCTAAACAAGCTGAAAACCGGTACATTTATAGTTACATTTCTTACTTATAAAAGCAGTAACACACTTTCAGTTGGATCAGCTAATTTATCTACTACTAAAGACCATAAACTGTATATGCTGAAAAATCTGTTTTAGTGCACGTATAATAGCTTCTTCTGTTCTCTAAATGTGGGGTATATAAATGTATATTAGGTATTTCCGAAGGAAGATATTATTAGATCACACTACTTGTAAATTATTATGAACTtgatttactgtttttttttaattaattcataGTTATTTCCCACTTTAATCCCATATGTTGTCATTATTCTGTTATAAAGTCAAATAAaccttaaatgcatttttatagtGTTGCATAGTAATTGTACCAAGctgaacaatcagaaacagtttTTCCACACATGCCCAAGTAATGGTGGTATTTTCCTGTGAATTATACAGCATCAAGTCCTCAGGTTCTCAAAATCTTGCTAAATCACAGTTAAGTTTCCAATTCAACCCACAGAACATTCTTTACTAACTTGAATCTTTAAAACTTGGCATAATACTTCAGATAAATCCAGTGGTTGTAGATTATCTACTAACCATCTATTAgatttgtagggtctttaccttacaatataaagcaccttgaggcaactgtttgttgtaatttgctgctatataaataaaatttaattgaactgaatagaTTGTGACTGCTGAAGGTTGTGAATAATGTTCTCAATGGCTAAAAATGTACTGATCTCGTGACTGTCTGTTTTAATGATAATGGAGATTAAATACTACAGTGTGGTACACAGAGtccttcacattttttttccagcaggaGTGCCTGAAGTATCACCCTCCTCTGCTCCGCTCTGCATGCTCTACAATGATGAGAACATAAATTATGTGAACCATGTTTGTTTGATCTGCTGAATGCGTTACCACTGGGCAGCTCATCATTAGAGCATGTAGGGAGCTGTTCAGCAAGGTGGCCACTGTAATGCTGACGCGATGCATAAGAGAGTGGTTTCACTGCGACCTTGTTAATTATTCATGGAGGGCATGTCAGAAGGAAGTTGTAGAGGTAACAGATTTTGCTAATTTTAGGACCTGGGGGATCATTCATTTCCCCCGTCAGTATGAGTTTAACACAGTCTGAGATCCAACTGTAAAGAATGAAGGGAGGAGCCTACACAGGCTAACTGAAGCTGATTTTGGTGTTCATCTTTTCAGATGCAGGCATATGGTTTAACGCATGATGCTAATTATGTAATTTTGATGGGCAAAATATTAAATAGTTATTGAAGGCTTCTATCAGGATTGCTATGCAAatctgatgtttgtttttctggtttTCAGAGTCGTTAAATGGCTTAAAGTAACAGTATTGGTGGTAAACACATCATTGTACTTCATGCTACAGGCCTCCTTGTGGGAACCCTGGATACCGTGTTGGACTCCACTTCCAAAGTTGCACCTTATCGCATTTTGCACCACACGCCAGACTCACAAGTGTATTGGTCAATAGCATGTGGTAGGTCCCTGCATTTTCATGTCAACATTGCTGTCTGTTCACTAGCAGCTGATGCATTTCTAAGTTTAAGTTGACCtcagtattattattttcttaccTCTTAATGTTGGGTCAGGTGTCACCAAAGAGGAGATTGTTCAGCACTGGGACTGGCTGCAGCAGAACATCATGAGGACGCTCTCTGTTTTTGACTCCAGCGAAGACATTACCAGCTTTGTACAGGGCAAGATTAGAGTAAGACTTCAtgaaaatctaatttttttttttccctaaatatGTTCATTACAGCAGCTTTAATGTGCATGCAACATTGCTTTATTGCATCCCCGCAGTCTGCAGTAACCCTGTGTGCTTCACATTTTAGGGTCTTATTGCTGAAGAGGGGAAGACGTGCTTAGTGCAGGAGGACGATCCTGAGAAGTTCCGAGAAGCCCACTTGAGGTTTGAAAAGTGGTTCGAGCTGCCACCGGAGGAAAAGCTGGTCACATATTACTCATGCAGCTACTGGAAAGGCAAAGTACCCTGTCAGGGCTGGCTCTACCTCAGCACAAACTTCCTGTGCTTCTATTCATACCTTCTGGGAGCTGAGGGTAAGCCATTTCTTTGCCATTCATAACATGCTGCCACTTATCTTTGTAAAGTTGATTGATGGTAACAAAGACTGTGACAGCTGCTAATGGCTGACATAGTGGGGTTTCATTGCCTCAGActctttgcttctttttgtttgcCAATAGAAAATAgtgaatcattttatttttttttgtatcagcaattcattttaaacacttgtattttttttatttccactcATCATGGTGACTGTGCAGTTAAACTGGTCATCTCCTGGGATGAGATCTGGAGGCTTGAGAAAACCTCTAATGTTATTCTGACTGAGAGCATCCATGTTTTGGCTCACGGAGAGGACCACTACTTCTCCatgctgctgcacctgaacgaGACGTTCGTTATCATGGAAAAGTTGGCCGACTACTCCATCAAACGCCTTTTTGATAAAGAGTCCTTCCAGAGAGAGCCAGCACTGTCCGACCCCCTGCAGATTACCAAGAGGTACTGTTCTGCATGCTGCACAGCACAGCTTTACTTGATCCTGTTAGTGCTGCCTGCCAACTTGAAGCACCAGAGTAAACATAAAGTATGACTTGAGTCAGATGGATTTATGTTTGCTGTAACCTGCCTGGACTGCCAAGCAGGTCACACATGAGCTTGCCAGAGGcaggtctttaaaaaaaaaaaacttccagtgTTTGTTTACTTTTACTATTGTGAGTGCATGTTCTATCTTTTTATTTGATGTCAGTCTACTAGGGATTTATATCCTGTTATTTTATGGTTATGAGAATATTTAAGCAGTATTTATTAGTTTGAAATAGATGCTATTGGAAGGCTGGATGCTAATAAGAAAACTtaaatgtgatgtttttctCATGACATTACTTTGTGCTCTACTGTCTCCACAGAGGCCTCGAAGCTCATGCAAAGAGTGAGCAGTTCAGGACATTTTTCAGGCTTCCCAAAGAGGAAAACCTGTTAGAGGTGCATGAGAGTTTCTTGTGGGTTCCCTTCAGCCATTTTAACACACTCGGCAAGATCTGTCTGTCTGAGAACTACCTGTGTTTTGCCAGTCAGGATGGAAGCCAGTGCCATGTTATCATTCCAATGCGAGaggtaaagtaaaaaaacaaaacaaaacagtgttgtctaaaaaaaaaaacaaaaaactgatgaACAGCTGAAAACCCTCAACAGTAACTCTGTTTCATCATTTCCTTCTTCTAGGTTGTTAATGTTGAGAAACCAGATTCCAGCAGCCGAGCGTTAACGGTGTGCGTGCGTGGCAAGAGGGCGCTGCGTTTCTCTGAGGTGCGGGACTATCAGCGGCTTGCAAACACAATCCGTAGCAGGTGCGGGATTAGCGCCAGCCCGCAGCACTCTGCTTCATCAGAGGTAATGTGCCATGATTGTTTTATCTGTGCCATTTTGCTTCTGTTTGATCTTCATCCTGTAGTGTGCAGTGGTGTCTGACATTGGaaataatttatgtttttgtcaCGAAGGCCATACGAGGTGAATGTCAGTCTCTCATAAACCACTTCGAGGACAATCCAGAGGACGTAACTCTAATGGTGGGGCAGAAAGGCAGCAGCAAGGCTGTGAGCACCGAGGCTCTCATGACTGTTTTCCACCCGCAGGATGTTGAAAACCTTGATCCCAAAATGGTAAACACCAGAGTTCATGTGTTCACATGAAGAGTACATCTGTTTTTACTGGCATTTTGTATAAAACCGCCGCATTCACATTCAGTGATGTAACTGTGACATACCAGCACCTTCCAGTGTGCCTCTTTGCTGAGATATTTGGTAAAATACATGCAGGGGTTCTGTTGTTGTCTTGCTGGTTGCCATAGCATGGCTAATCCCCTGATGAGCAAATGAGCTTTGCAGTTTTTGGATTATTAAATACAGCTTCTGCTGTTTGCCCTTTAAAACTGTAATAATGACTGTGCTGTTAATATTATTTACAGTGTAAACACGTCTGTTATGCACACTTAGATCAGGGCTAAGTCTGCTCAGGTGTTACAAATAATGTTAAACAGACCTGAGACCAAACCTGTAGAGCCAAACTGGGTCCTGTGGTCCAGGTAGAGTCATGAAGGTGTTTGCTGATATAAGTGACATAATTTAAAGTGAAGAATACATCAATGTTAAAAATGCAGGTTTGATAGTGTTGTCAGTAGCGCTGTGGTGTGTGCTTTGCTCAAAGTCTTGTCACTCAGCAGCCATCTTGTAATGTTTCCAGGTGCTTATTTGGGAAGTTATTTTAAAGCATTACATAAAACAGCTTTGATTTCCGTGGGACAAATgaactgcatatatatataatcaccTGTCAAACTTAAAAAGCTTGCTGACTTTCTTATAATATTTCTGTGTTAATAGCTTAAAGAGAAGATGAAGGAGCAGTCTTGGAACATCCATTTCTCTGAATATGGGCGCGGTACGAGTATGTTCTTCACCAGGAAGACACGGGATTTGATTGTTCGCGGCGTTCCCGAGGCCTTGAGAGGAGAGCTGTGGATGCTTTTCTCAGGTTGTGCATCAAACTCACCATGTCTTGTGTAGCGATGAGCAGCATCACTCAGTTGTTAATGAAGTTTTGTATGAGTGAAAGTGCCTACTAAAGTGCTCATTCAGCATAAATAATTCATAaacagatgtttgtttgttggtttggttatttatttatttttggaatgTCTTCATTAgcgcttttgtttttttttaactggctattttttttccccctctgtagGGGCTGTAAATGACATGGCCACTCACCCCGGCTATTACACTGAGCTCGTTGAACAGTCTCTGGGCACAAGCACTCTGGCTACAGATGAGATTGAAAGAGACCTGCACCGCTCTCTCCCTGAGCACCCGGCCTTTCAGAGCGACACAGGAATCTCAGCTTTACGCAGAGTCCTTACCGCATATGCCTACAGGAACCCTAAAATTGGATACTGCCAGGTACTTAAAATAACTCTGTTAAAATATGACCTTTCCTCACTACTTGTGATGATTTATTGTACCATTGTATA
The window above is part of the Archocentrus centrarchus isolate MPI-CPG fArcCen1 chromosome 14, fArcCen1, whole genome shotgun sequence genome. Proteins encoded here:
- the tbc1d8b gene encoding TBC1 domain family member 8B isoform X1 — translated: MWLKPEEILLKNAFKLWVTEKDNEYFVLQRRRGYGEGGGGLTGLLVGTLDTVLDSTSKVAPYRILHHTPDSQVYWSIACGVTKEEIVQHWDWLQQNIMRTLSVFDSSEDITSFVQGKIRGLIAEEGKTCLVQEDDPEKFREAHLRFEKWFELPPEEKLVTYYSCSYWKGKVPCQGWLYLSTNFLCFYSYLLGAEVKLVISWDEIWRLEKTSNVILTESIHVLAHGEDHYFSMLLHLNETFVIMEKLADYSIKRLFDKESFQREPALSDPLQITKRGLEAHAKSEQFRTFFRLPKEENLLEVHESFLWVPFSHFNTLGKICLSENYLCFASQDGSQCHVIIPMREVVNVEKPDSSSRALTVCVRGKRALRFSEVRDYQRLANTIRSRCGISASPQHSASSEAIRGECQSLINHFEDNPEDVTLMVGQKGSSKAVSTEALMTVFHPQDVENLDPKMLKEKMKEQSWNIHFSEYGRGTSMFFTRKTRDLIVRGVPEALRGELWMLFSGAVNDMATHPGYYTELVEQSLGTSTLATDEIERDLHRSLPEHPAFQSDTGISALRRVLTAYAYRNPKIGYCQAMNILTSVLLLYAKEEEAFWLLVAVCERMLPDYFNRRIIGALVDQAVFEDLIRENLPQLVEHMTDLSFFSSVSLSWFLTLFISVLPIESAVNVVDCFFYDGIKAILQLGLAVLDYNMEALISCHDDAEAVTILNKFFDSVTNKDSPLPPTVQQASVGSNDKASHVSVDISELIREAYEKYGNIRSEEVESSRKRNKLYVIQTLEDTTKQNVIRVVSQEVRFSASQLDELYNLFKRQHFLNCYWTMNSPALLHHDPSLAYLEQYQLGFHQFSMIFSLLEPWAFCTIKSTLSLWVFRLIDENQDGLINFKEFCCALDTLYGGSFTNKLKFLFKLHLPPAFTGSPLHLKEQRIQHFIPVTEDSSHLNRLTAFDLPEDGVIRKSPERGRGKVDLQAYLKQWQNEILKKEETIKDLPRINQTQFIQFSKTLYNIFHGDPEEESLYRAVAHVTSLLLRMEEVGRRLQEPSSLPESKKPADTTAGEESSTEESSTTPESSDTSSSHNSQDLSETEWSFSFEQVLASLLNEPAIVSFFERPVDIQTKLGQAKVAQLKLKTK
- the tbc1d8b gene encoding TBC1 domain family member 8B isoform X2 — encoded protein: MWLKPEEILLKNAFKLWVTEKDNEYFVLQRRRGYGEGGGGLTGLLVGTLDTVLDSTSKVAPYRILHHTPDSQVYWSIACGVTKEEIVQHWDWLQQNIMRTLSVFDSSEDITSFVQGKIRGLIAEEGKTCLVQEDDPEKFREAHLRFEKWFELPPEEKLVTYYSCSYWKGKVPCQGWLYLSTNFLCFYSYLLGAEVKLVISWDEIWRLEKTSNVILTESIHVLAHGEDHYFSMLLHLNETFVIMEKLADYSIKRLFDKESFQREPALSDPLQITKRGLEAHAKSEQFRTFFRLPKEENLLEVHESFLWVPFSHFNTLGKICLSENYLCFASQDGSQCHVIIPMREVVNVEKPDSSSRALTVCVRGKRALRFSEVRDYQRLANTIRSRCGISASPQHSASSEAIRGECQSLINHFEDNPEDVTLMVGQKGSSKAVSTEALMTVFHPQDVENLDPKMLKEKMKEQSWNIHFSEYGRGTSMFFTRKTRDLIVRGVPEALRGELWMLFSGAVNDMATHPGYYTELVEQSLGTSTLATDEIERDLHRSLPEHPAFQSDTGISALRRVLTAYAYRNPKIGYCQAMNILTSVLLLYAKEEEAFWLLVAVCERMLPDYFNRRIIGALVDQAVFEDLIRENLPQLVEHMTDLSFFSSVSLSWFLTLFISVLPIESAVNVVDCFFYDGIKAILQLGLAVLDYNMEALISCHDDAEAVTILNKFFDSVTNKDSPLPPTVQQASVGSNDKASHVSVDISELIREAYEKYGNIRSEEVESSRKRNKLYVIQTLEDTTKQNVIRVVSQEVRFSASQLDELYNLFKRQHFLNCYWTMNSPALLHHDPSLAYLEQYQLGFHQFSMIFSLLEPWAFCTIKSTLSLWVFRLIDENQDGLINFKEFCCALDTLYGGSFTNKLKFLFKLHLPPAFDLPEDGVIRKSPERGRGKVDLQAYLKQWQNEILKKEETIKDLPRINQTQFIQFSKTLYNIFHGDPEEESLYRAVAHVTSLLLRMEEVGRRLQEPSSLPESKKPADTTAGEESSTEESSTTPESSDTSSSHNSQDLSETEWSFSFEQVLASLLNEPAIVSFFERPVDIQTKLGQAKVAQLKLKTK